From Verrucomicrobia bacterium S94, the proteins below share one genomic window:
- a CDS encoding phage tail tape measure protein: MGNDLGLGLVVSMTDAFSQNAQRIENSMESLDGSVAAASERMTKNLDRIQKGMIMTGAGLALLAAPAALAASTAASQKALGELSSLGVKDLGAIETAAESFTNKWAGSNKAEFITATYDVKSALSSLSDEAVGVFTDMAGLTAKATKATTQEMVGTFTSAYGIFKPIMTDMTDMEWATAFSGAMAQTVASFKTNGGQMADAIKNIGAVAAASKVPLQEQLAVLGQLQTTMPGSEAGTLYKAFVMKAAEAGDELGLSFTGASGQLKGVVPILQEIKKQFPDLSQAAAQVKLKKAFGSDEAVKFVLQMSAGMDSLEGNIQAVGNAMKTGTVVTEKMASAMNQDIGAQFGLIRQQLSNLLEILGATLLPIVSPIMNGISRIILHFQKMAKSMPGVTRAILALSMALGAVLVVAGLVTSAVGLVGLMLPAVKAGFLAISTAAAGMGSTIAASFFPVTAVIAGVVLAVYLLKKAWQTNFGGIRDTVSGAWNKIKLVFTGIRSLMSSLSGGTGQMSAELAEKLRSVGLLGFVVTVFKVFYRVREGLAGLWGAFAHAFSRIRSILEPVAKSLGSAFGSLFKAIFSVGEILGITANAADGSGWRKFGAVIGTVVGVLMQGLAYALRIVAWNIGMIVKALTIVVRSVVWVGKVIVGSLIYAIKFIGKFLLPVRMIGQAFVAAGKIIYSVWQILTGDVSLLEGLKAIGGAVFGFLATPFRWAFDVIKGIWSGIAGLFRGIGRFFSAIGSSILSTFMNLPLVSTIRNLFATVKAFFSGDLTFFEAGKKLLVTLGKGIWSTVTYPFNMLKNALGKLRKLLPFSDAKEGPLSTLTTSGKALLETLAGGMAAAQNAPTSIFKTATQGILASLSGAWNGIRNVGKAAMMHLAVPMKNGNWGALAEGAVQAGSRIKAALSNVMPKLPIPDFVRNMLPRPAQPAMPSTKNIQPAMPMVATQTPSIIPATLSAVLMLTPVLASAIPDTMTTTLSSSAIQLPSPDPIAVAAQVDPQIGAIPSIETPGDKPATVGNEVFQPIRLPEVESRQHNPEKLATVRQSSNTPQAQEGSRPDVAQLLEALLGKIDALAERPIDVSVATHIDGRQVAEAVYKNQREQKIRNYGTL, encoded by the coding sequence ATGGGCAACGACCTCGGGCTGGGCTTGGTGGTATCCATGACGGATGCCTTTTCGCAAAACGCCCAGCGCATTGAAAATTCCATGGAAAGCCTCGACGGATCGGTCGCGGCGGCCAGCGAGCGCATGACCAAAAATCTGGATCGCATTCAAAAAGGTATGATAATGACCGGAGCCGGTCTTGCGCTTCTGGCCGCCCCCGCCGCGTTGGCTGCATCAACTGCTGCTTCCCAGAAAGCATTGGGCGAGCTTTCCTCGTTGGGAGTGAAAGACCTTGGAGCCATCGAGACCGCCGCCGAATCATTCACGAACAAATGGGCCGGATCCAATAAGGCGGAATTCATTACCGCTACCTACGATGTAAAGTCGGCTCTCTCCAGCCTCAGCGATGAGGCAGTCGGCGTTTTTACCGACATGGCCGGTCTCACCGCCAAGGCCACCAAGGCGACTACGCAGGAGATGGTCGGCACCTTCACCTCTGCCTACGGTATCTTCAAACCCATCATGACTGACATGACCGATATGGAATGGGCCACTGCCTTTTCCGGTGCCATGGCGCAGACCGTTGCCTCGTTCAAAACCAATGGCGGCCAGATGGCCGATGCCATCAAGAACATTGGTGCGGTCGCGGCGGCGAGCAAAGTCCCGTTGCAGGAACAGTTGGCAGTGCTCGGCCAGCTTCAAACCACCATGCCCGGTTCCGAGGCCGGAACGCTTTATAAAGCATTCGTCATGAAAGCTGCAGAGGCCGGTGATGAGCTGGGGCTGTCTTTCACCGGTGCATCCGGTCAGCTCAAAGGCGTGGTGCCGATTTTGCAGGAAATCAAAAAGCAGTTCCCCGACTTGTCGCAGGCCGCCGCACAGGTGAAACTAAAGAAAGCGTTTGGCTCCGATGAGGCTGTTAAGTTTGTGCTGCAGATGTCGGCGGGCATGGATTCGCTTGAAGGCAATATTCAGGCGGTTGGCAATGCTATGAAAACCGGAACGGTTGTCACCGAAAAGATGGCCTCCGCGATGAATCAGGACATCGGAGCGCAGTTTGGTTTGATCCGGCAACAGCTGTCCAACCTGCTGGAAATATTGGGAGCAACGCTGCTTCCCATTGTCTCACCGATCATGAACGGCATCTCGCGCATCATTCTACATTTTCAGAAAATGGCTAAATCAATGCCTGGAGTCACACGGGCCATACTCGCACTCTCCATGGCACTCGGTGCGGTGCTGGTCGTTGCTGGGCTGGTAACGTCGGCGGTCGGGCTGGTTGGACTCATGCTTCCGGCGGTGAAAGCGGGATTCCTCGCCATCAGTACCGCCGCCGCAGGAATGGGATCAACCATTGCCGCCAGCTTTTTTCCCGTTACCGCCGTGATCGCCGGAGTGGTGCTGGCGGTTTATCTGCTGAAAAAAGCGTGGCAGACCAACTTCGGAGGTATCCGCGATACGGTCTCCGGGGCATGGAACAAAATCAAACTGGTGTTTACGGGCATCAGATCCTTAATGTCCTCCCTCAGCGGTGGCACGGGCCAAATGTCGGCGGAGCTGGCTGAAAAGCTGCGCTCGGTTGGATTGCTCGGGTTCGTGGTGACGGTATTCAAAGTGTTCTACCGGGTGCGCGAAGGTCTCGCCGGACTCTGGGGAGCATTTGCTCATGCCTTCAGCCGAATCCGTTCGATCCTTGAGCCGGTTGCCAAGTCGCTGGGTTCGGCATTTGGCTCGCTCTTTAAGGCGATCTTTTCCGTCGGCGAAATTCTGGGTATCACCGCGAATGCTGCGGACGGATCAGGTTGGCGCAAATTCGGCGCGGTTATTGGTACCGTTGTCGGTGTGTTAATGCAGGGGCTGGCTTATGCACTTCGTATCGTCGCGTGGAATATCGGGATGATCGTCAAGGCGCTGACCATTGTCGTGCGGAGCGTCGTATGGGTTGGCAAAGTAATCGTCGGTTCACTGATTTACGCGATCAAATTTATCGGCAAATTCCTGCTGCCCGTTCGCATGATCGGGCAGGCATTTGTGGCTGCCGGAAAGATTATCTATTCGGTCTGGCAGATTCTGACCGGTGATGTCTCCCTGCTGGAAGGATTGAAGGCCATTGGTGGTGCGGTGTTTGGTTTTCTGGCGACACCGTTCCGTTGGGCCTTCGATGTGATTAAAGGTATCTGGAGCGGTATTGCCGGATTATTTCGGGGCATTGGACGATTTTTTAGCGCAATCGGATCCAGCATTCTGAGCACCTTTATGAACCTCCCGCTGGTCAGTACGATTCGGAATCTCTTTGCAACCGTGAAGGCGTTCTTTTCCGGTGATCTAACCTTTTTCGAGGCGGGTAAAAAATTGCTCGTCACGCTCGGAAAAGGGATCTGGTCGACTGTTACCTATCCGTTCAATATGCTCAAAAACGCACTCGGCAAACTGCGAAAGCTTCTCCCATTTTCTGATGCCAAAGAAGGACCGCTTTCCACGTTGACTACGTCAGGAAAAGCATTACTCGAAACATTGGCTGGCGGCATGGCCGCCGCGCAGAACGCGCCCACCAGTATATTCAAAACCGCGACCCAAGGGATTCTTGCATCGCTTTCCGGAGCGTGGAATGGGATACGGAATGTGGGTAAGGCTGCGATGATGCATCTAGCAGTTCCGATGAAAAACGGAAACTGGGGAGCATTAGCCGAAGGTGCGGTTCAGGCCGGAAGCCGAATCAAGGCCGCACTGAGTAATGTCATGCCGAAGTTGCCCATTCCTGACTTTGTGCGAAATATGCTCCCGCGCCCGGCACAACCTGCGATGCCGTCGACAAAGAATATTCAACCAGCCATGCCAATGGTCGCAACGCAAACGCCATCAATCATTCCTGCGACGCTTTCGGCAGTGCTGATGCTGACTCCGGTGTTGGCTTCCGCGATTCCGGATACGATGACCACCACGCTCTCATCCTCGGCTATTCAGTTGCCATCGCCGGATCCAATTGCCGTAGCCGCACAGGTAGACCCGCAGATCGGAGCCATTCCCTCCATCGAAACCCCGGGCGACAAACCGGCCACCGTGGGCAATGAAGTATTCCAGCCCATCCGTTTGCCGGAAGTCGAATCAAGGCAGCACAACCCCGAAAAGCTGGCCACCGTTCGGCAAAGCAGCAATACCCCACAAGCACAGGAAGGGAGCCGCCCGGATGTCGCGCAACTGCTCGAAGCTCTGCTGGGTAAAATCGATGCGCTGGCTGAACGCCCGATTGACGTATCGGTCGCCACCCATATCGATGGCCGTCAGGTCGCCGAGGCGGTTTACAAGAACCAGCGAGAACAGAAAATCAGAAATTATGGAACGTTGTGA
- a CDS encoding phage late control D family protein, translating into MELDTFKPTYLIQIEGQSLSKDITQEITSFVFTDNEEELDVLELSISNRNLQFVDDPLFQEGNEIIARFGYVGNLSPRKKAVIKDIDYDFPEGGAPTIRIKAYDKGFKLAGKENQKVWQKPAPGILYSEIAEQIAAANALSPVVTPTVGYHLRVIQSNQSDAIFLKELASKARDQNGQGITGYSFFVQDDELHFHPRELDKTPSLTLEYFTDQKGVLRSFRPETQSQGAKGAGVEIKTVGVDPRKKEAVEHKANNETTPERTSLGKQTYLVDGNTGEGRFKEQETGAVVPSFERSEGFHEEPAQEPAQDVAEGKFREAELKQVEATAVTIGIPRLRAKNNVEVKGVGRKFSGVYYCNSVRHSFGSSGYSCELKLKKNALGKGAGDKSVLTTGKTNDQEGSATPQPDAPAMVTVNADSGAIT; encoded by the coding sequence ATGGAACTCGATACTTTTAAACCAACCTATTTGATTCAGATTGAAGGGCAATCGCTCTCCAAAGACATCACGCAGGAAATCACCTCGTTTGTTTTTACCGACAACGAGGAGGAGCTGGATGTGCTGGAGTTGTCGATCAGCAACCGCAACCTGCAGTTTGTCGATGACCCGCTCTTTCAGGAAGGAAACGAGATCATTGCCCGTTTCGGTTATGTCGGGAACCTGTCTCCCCGCAAAAAGGCGGTCATCAAAGATATCGACTACGATTTCCCCGAAGGCGGTGCGCCCACCATTCGCATAAAAGCCTATGACAAAGGGTTCAAACTCGCAGGGAAAGAAAATCAAAAGGTCTGGCAAAAACCAGCTCCAGGCATTCTCTACTCCGAAATTGCCGAACAGATCGCCGCCGCGAACGCACTCAGCCCCGTCGTTACACCGACCGTTGGATATCACTTGCGTGTCATACAGAGCAATCAATCCGACGCCATTTTCCTGAAGGAGCTGGCGAGTAAAGCCCGCGATCAGAACGGTCAGGGAATTACGGGATACAGCTTTTTTGTGCAGGATGATGAATTGCACTTCCACCCCCGGGAGCTGGATAAAACTCCGTCTCTGACTCTGGAATACTTCACGGATCAAAAAGGCGTCCTGCGCTCATTTCGTCCGGAGACGCAGTCGCAGGGAGCCAAGGGCGCGGGCGTCGAAATAAAAACAGTCGGCGTGGATCCCCGCAAAAAAGAAGCGGTGGAGCATAAAGCCAACAATGAAACCACTCCTGAGCGAACATCGCTGGGCAAGCAGACCTATCTGGTGGACGGCAATACGGGCGAAGGCCGATTCAAAGAGCAGGAGACCGGTGCTGTTGTGCCGAGTTTTGAGCGTTCCGAGGGCTTTCATGAAGAACCGGCGCAGGAACCCGCACAGGACGTGGCCGAGGGGAAATTCAGGGAAGCCGAACTTAAGCAGGTGGAAGCGACTGCCGTGACCATCGGCATTCCCCGCTTACGGGCGAAAAATAACGTGGAGGTTAAGGGCGTAGGTCGGAAGTTTTCTGGTGTGTATTACTGCAACTCCGTCCGCCACAGCTTTGGTTCATCCGGCTACTCCTGCGAACTCAAACTCAAGAAAAATGCTCTGGGTAAAGGGGCTGGCGATAAGTCGGTGCTGACCACGGGCAAAACCAACGATCAAGAAGGTTCCGCAACCCCACAACCCGATGCCCCGGCGATGGTCACGGTCAACGCGGATTCTGGCGCAATCACATAG
- a CDS encoding DUF1353 domain-containing protein has product MENVQQIITTGSLIGFNDSLQVELLPGGRCVRLTNNFKVTLAVGRMITVPAGFETDFASVPRLFWRIIPPWGRYSAAAVVHDYLYATASITRYEADRIFLDLMKRLGVPLWKRRLMYRAVRLGGWASWKRFRSQNR; this is encoded by the coding sequence ATGGAGAATGTTCAACAAATTATAACGACTGGCTCTCTTATTGGGTTTAATGATTCGCTGCAGGTGGAACTGTTGCCCGGTGGGCGGTGCGTCCGTCTAACGAATAACTTTAAGGTGACGTTGGCCGTTGGGCGAATGATCACAGTTCCCGCCGGATTCGAGACCGACTTTGCATCGGTTCCCCGCCTGTTCTGGCGAATCATTCCGCCATGGGGGCGCTATTCTGCTGCGGCGGTGGTACATGACTACCTTTATGCAACCGCATCGATCACCCGTTATGAGGCCGACCGTATATTCCTGGACTTGATGAAGCGGCTCGGGGTGCCGCTCTGGAAACGCCGTCTGATGTACCGAGCAGTTCGCCTCGGTGGCTGGGCTTCTTGGAAAAGGTTCCGGAGTCAAAACCGATGA
- a CDS encoding baseplate assembly protein V: protein MTATKPYYGKYRAFVRDNHDPERLGRVRLEIPAVLGTGRDNWSDWAAPCFPYGGNDDCGMFLVPEEGASVWAEFEGGIVQYPIWSGVWLAGSNPGEQPEESKRTCSSAFCKDCEDQQEHQAHPHDHLEHKKYHNHPEYYCPRFRVLLKTETGHTILADDRDGDELMRLIDRAGQILTMEAKVKSEMQQGNALKRGTKDAERGDQLDISSQIVDAKARIQLTDLCRQKIVLEAWQDEEKVHILSCDKGRSRWQKILIDTTKGREKVHIWGLNGTQEILIDSTAGREMIRLSDKAKQTVTLNAASGTESISATDKAGSLIFMDGVGGNIIIQSTSQVLINP from the coding sequence ATGACTGCAACCAAGCCGTATTACGGCAAATATCGCGCGTTCGTGCGCGATAACCATGATCCTGAACGGTTGGGACGGGTACGGCTCGAAATCCCCGCTGTGTTGGGCACTGGCCGCGACAATTGGTCAGACTGGGCCGCTCCCTGTTTCCCGTATGGTGGGAACGACGATTGCGGCATGTTCCTCGTACCGGAAGAAGGTGCGTCGGTCTGGGCAGAGTTTGAAGGCGGCATCGTTCAATACCCAATTTGGAGTGGTGTATGGCTGGCGGGAAGCAATCCCGGCGAGCAACCGGAGGAATCCAAGCGCACCTGCAGCAGTGCATTCTGTAAAGATTGCGAGGACCAGCAGGAACACCAAGCGCATCCGCACGATCACCTCGAACATAAAAAATATCATAACCATCCGGAATATTACTGTCCGCGCTTCCGGGTGCTTCTGAAAACGGAGACCGGCCACACCATTCTCGCCGATGACCGTGATGGTGATGAATTGATGCGCCTGATTGATCGCGCCGGTCAAATCCTCACGATGGAGGCCAAAGTAAAGTCGGAGATGCAGCAAGGCAATGCCCTCAAGCGCGGAACTAAAGATGCTGAACGCGGCGACCAGCTCGACATTTCATCCCAGATTGTCGATGCAAAGGCGCGAATTCAACTGACCGATCTCTGTCGCCAGAAGATAGTTTTAGAAGCGTGGCAGGATGAGGAAAAGGTCCACATTCTTTCCTGCGACAAAGGCCGCTCCCGCTGGCAAAAGATTCTGATCGATACCACCAAGGGGCGCGAAAAGGTCCACATCTGGGGGCTTAACGGTACTCAGGAAATCCTGATCGACTCCACTGCGGGCCGGGAAATGATCCGTCTGAGTGATAAAGCAAAACAAACCGTCACGCTCAACGCCGCCTCGGGCACGGAGAGCATCAGCGCAACCGACAAAGCGGGCAGCCTCATTTTTATGGATGGAGTCGGCGGCAACATCATCATCCAATCCACCAGCCAAGTTTTGATTAACCCATAA
- a CDS encoding PAAR domain-containing protein: MSAPQARLGDSSSHGGVIISAAVRTMVNGIPVARMGDLHVCPIPGHGVTPIVTGSTTTLTEGKPNARLGDQCGCGAVIVAGSPDDLLS; the protein is encoded by the coding sequence ATGAGCGCACCGCAGGCACGTCTAGGAGACAGCAGTAGTCACGGCGGTGTTATCATTTCAGCCGCCGTTCGCACCATGGTGAACGGCATCCCTGTTGCCCGCATGGGCGATCTACACGTTTGCCCAATTCCCGGTCACGGAGTTACGCCCATCGTAACCGGCAGCACAACTACGCTGACCGAAGGCAAACCCAATGCTCGACTCGGCGATCAATGTGGCTGTGGAGCTGTAATTGTCGCGGGTAGCCCAGACGATTTGCTTAGTTAA
- a CDS encoding baseplate protein: MSDNHDFLGTGLKFPFSFNTRSGGVDVSSSTVREHEHIRESIIQILGTRPGERFMNPEFGSKLKDLVFEQNDSVLKGLIRHHVNDAIRHWEKRVIVTDVSFDDSSQNTDNHLLPIIISYRVIRTQVEGNLVYPFVREEVEI, translated from the coding sequence ATGAGTGACAACCATGATTTTCTAGGAACGGGGCTGAAATTTCCATTCAGCTTTAATACGCGCTCTGGCGGAGTAGATGTCTCATCCTCAACCGTGCGAGAACACGAACACATCCGCGAGAGCATCATTCAAATTCTCGGCACCCGACCCGGCGAACGGTTTATGAATCCGGAATTCGGATCAAAGCTGAAGGATCTGGTGTTTGAACAGAACGATTCCGTGCTGAAAGGTCTCATCCGCCACCACGTAAATGACGCGATCCGCCATTGGGAAAAGCGTGTCATCGTTACCGACGTTTCCTTTGATGACTCCAGCCAAAATACCGACAACCATCTGCTTCCAATCATTATCTCCTATCGAGTCATCCGCACTCAAGTGGAGGGAAATTTGGTGTATCCCTTTGTTCGTGAAGAAGTGGAAATATAA